The following proteins come from a genomic window of Blastococcus sp. HT6-30:
- a CDS encoding iron ABC transporter permease, which yields MTANLADPAVTPEELRRPSDGPPERKKARWRGPLTPKMFIVAGVAAAIGYLALVPLGYLVWGTFFDAEGLDLGSFQRAYGDGRMGELWGNSLAFAGGAALLSITVGTTLAYLNVRTAVPFKALFFAASIVPLIIPGILYTVSWIFLASPQIGLLNAFFEPILGDAPFNIFSIWGMIWVEGLHSSPIVFLLMVAAFRSMDPSLEESALMSGASRMQALRKVTLPLVRPALLSSVLVILITSLESFEVPALLGLQNGIYVFTSRIYFVLRSYPQDLGAAGALAVSLLAVAVIGVAVSRLLAGKGSKTYQTVTGKGFRPRPLDLGKWKPVVGVGILFYFFVTVLGPLLVLIYAALLPYYQAPSWDAFSAFTFDNFIQVFEMNSAARALRNSLILGIGSATIVMALMAIAAWISVRSTLPGRGIVEQLSFVPLVIPGIVLGLSISFVYLRFPLPVYGTLLILLIAYCTKYMPYGMRYATTSMTQISSELEESAMVSGASWWTTFRRVLLPLLSPGITAGFIYILVVSFRELSSSILLYSPGNEVLSILIWEQFENGSFNVLAAIGVLMVLALMVMVTIAYKLGAKVGLRED from the coding sequence ATGACCGCCAACCTGGCCGATCCGGCGGTGACGCCGGAGGAGTTGCGCCGGCCCAGCGACGGCCCGCCGGAGCGTAAGAAGGCGCGGTGGCGGGGGCCACTGACGCCCAAGATGTTCATCGTCGCCGGGGTGGCCGCCGCGATCGGCTACCTGGCGCTCGTCCCCCTCGGCTACCTCGTCTGGGGCACGTTCTTCGACGCGGAGGGCCTCGACCTCGGCAGTTTCCAGCGTGCCTACGGCGATGGCCGGATGGGGGAGCTGTGGGGCAACTCCCTCGCCTTCGCCGGCGGGGCGGCTCTGCTGTCGATCACGGTCGGCACCACGCTGGCCTACCTCAACGTGCGCACGGCGGTGCCCTTCAAGGCGCTGTTCTTCGCCGCGTCGATCGTCCCGCTGATCATCCCCGGCATCCTCTACACGGTCTCCTGGATCTTCCTGGCCAGTCCCCAGATCGGGCTGCTGAACGCGTTCTTCGAGCCGATCCTCGGCGACGCCCCGTTCAACATCTTCAGCATCTGGGGGATGATCTGGGTCGAGGGGCTGCACTCCTCGCCGATCGTCTTCCTGCTGATGGTCGCGGCGTTCCGGTCGATGGACCCCTCGCTCGAGGAGTCCGCGCTGATGTCGGGTGCCTCGCGCATGCAGGCGCTGCGCAAGGTGACCCTGCCGCTGGTGCGGCCCGCCCTGCTGTCCTCGGTCCTGGTCATCCTCATCACCAGCCTCGAATCGTTCGAGGTGCCGGCGCTGCTGGGCCTGCAGAACGGCATCTACGTCTTCACCAGCCGGATCTACTTCGTGCTGCGCAGCTACCCGCAGGACCTCGGCGCGGCCGGCGCCCTCGCGGTGAGCCTCCTCGCGGTCGCCGTCATCGGTGTGGCCGTCAGCCGACTGCTGGCCGGCAAGGGCAGCAAGACCTACCAGACCGTCACCGGCAAGGGCTTCCGTCCGCGGCCGCTGGACCTGGGCAAGTGGAAGCCCGTCGTCGGCGTCGGCATCCTGTTCTACTTCTTCGTCACGGTGCTGGGCCCGCTGCTGGTGCTGATCTACGCCGCCCTGCTGCCCTACTACCAGGCACCGTCGTGGGACGCCTTCTCCGCGTTCACCTTCGACAACTTCATCCAGGTGTTCGAGATGAACTCCGCCGCGCGGGCCCTGAGGAACAGCCTGATCCTGGGCATCGGCTCGGCGACGATCGTCATGGCCCTGATGGCGATCGCGGCCTGGATCTCGGTGCGGTCCACCCTCCCGGGGCGCGGCATCGTCGAGCAGCTCAGCTTCGTGCCGCTGGTCATCCCCGGCATCGTGCTCGGCCTGTCGATCTCGTTCGTGTACCTGCGGTTCCCGCTGCCGGTGTACGGAACGTTGCTGATCCTGCTGATCGCCTACTGCACCAAGTACATGCCGTACGGCATGCGCTACGCGACGACGTCTATGACGCAGATCTCCTCGGAGCTCGAGGAGTCGGCGATGGTCAGTGGCGCCAGCTGGTGGACGACGTTCCGCCGGGTGCTGCTGCCGCTGCTGTCACCGGGCATCACGGCCGGCTTCATCTACATCCTGGTCGTCAGCTTCCGCGAGCTGTCCAGCTCGATCCTCCTGTACAGCCCGGGCAACGAGGTGCTCTCCATCCTCATCTGGGAGCAGTTCGAGAACGGGTCGTTCAACGTCCTGGCCGCGATCGGCGTGCTCATGGTGCTGGCGCTGATGGTGATGGTCACGATCGCCTACAAGCTCGGCGCCAAGGTGGGTCTGCGTGAGGACTGA
- a CDS encoding extracellular solute-binding protein, which yields MRKPRTLARTALAAGAVVVLAACGGNPASSPSGGSNGDAASGPTDAEQLYEELGELTGQERRDRLVELAAEEDGLNLYTSMNADMVDAVTEAFSDEFDIDVSTYRAGSETVLQRILQEQDAGFAGNDVVETNATELMALQQEDVMAQCSSPERIAEVPEAGVYEDWVATRFNLFAPSWNVNLIQDPPEVWEDLADPKYDGQLALELGDYDWYMALTDYWLEQGRSQEEVDQLWADIVDGAKVVKGHTVMAELMSAGQYGLASSNYTYIVEAAKADGAPLETQPYVNPIIARPNGGSCMKTAQNPATAMLFMDWLLTEGQEVLASAEATPSTVEVESELVAVDGQKLLDEGSEWSQRYDDLLSGVETIGD from the coding sequence CCTCCGGCGGGTCGAACGGCGATGCGGCCTCCGGCCCGACGGACGCGGAGCAGCTGTACGAGGAGCTCGGCGAGCTCACCGGTCAGGAACGTCGCGACCGGCTCGTCGAGCTCGCCGCCGAGGAGGACGGGCTGAACCTCTACACCTCGATGAACGCCGACATGGTGGACGCCGTCACCGAGGCCTTCAGCGACGAGTTCGACATCGACGTGAGCACCTACCGCGCCGGGTCCGAGACCGTCCTGCAGCGAATCCTGCAGGAGCAGGACGCCGGTTTCGCCGGGAACGACGTGGTGGAGACGAACGCCACGGAGCTCATGGCCCTCCAGCAGGAGGACGTCATGGCCCAGTGCTCCTCGCCGGAGCGGATCGCGGAGGTGCCCGAGGCGGGCGTGTACGAGGACTGGGTGGCGACGCGGTTCAACCTCTTCGCGCCGAGCTGGAACGTCAACCTCATCCAGGACCCGCCGGAGGTGTGGGAGGACCTGGCCGACCCCAAGTACGACGGCCAGCTGGCCCTCGAGCTCGGTGACTACGACTGGTACATGGCGCTGACCGACTACTGGCTCGAGCAGGGCAGGAGCCAGGAGGAGGTCGACCAGCTCTGGGCCGACATCGTCGACGGCGCCAAGGTGGTCAAGGGCCACACGGTCATGGCCGAGCTGATGAGCGCCGGGCAGTACGGCCTCGCCTCGTCGAACTACACCTACATCGTCGAGGCGGCCAAGGCCGATGGCGCCCCGCTGGAGACCCAGCCCTACGTCAACCCGATCATCGCCCGGCCCAACGGGGGCAGCTGCATGAAGACCGCGCAGAACCCGGCCACGGCCATGTTGTTCATGGACTGGCTGCTCACGGAGGGCCAGGAGGTCCTCGCCTCCGCGGAGGCCACCCCGTCCACCGTCGAGGTCGAGTCCGAGCTCGTCGCGGTGGACGGCCAGAAGCTGCTCGACGAGGGCTCCGAGTGGAGCCAGCGCTACGACGACCTGCTCTCGGGCGTCGAGACGATCGGCGACTGA